In one window of Fusobacteria bacterium ZRK30 DNA:
- a CDS encoding AEC family transporter → MILLIINILFPLFFTILIGWYAGKKGIFKEEHSKSLVDFIILLATPALLFNMTVTKPIETFLNINIIVVISIGLLLTYIKTYTIYHYKLKKHPKETSQASLMSAFPNAAFMGIPIISHLYGSEGIAVVVIGSLLVFLLITPITMFLVEYHDDPGNVSFKSIFLQLFNLAKTPIVFAPILGLMFSFFHISIPEYIISGFKFLGDTAPAISLFTTGLFMAYTRIAITREVALLIFIRNITSPIIFYGVMVGIGVTGNIFNEILIVSAMPTASTAPIFSSKFKIYEKETAAVTVLGTIVSIFTIGGLIFLIN, encoded by the coding sequence ATGATTTTATTGATTATTAATATTCTATTTCCTTTATTTTTTACTATTTTAATAGGATGGTATGCAGGAAAAAAAGGGATATTCAAGGAGGAACACTCAAAATCATTGGTTGATTTTATAATTTTACTGGCCACGCCGGCTCTTTTATTCAATATGACTGTGACAAAGCCGATAGAAACATTTCTGAATATAAATATAATTGTTGTAATTAGTATAGGTCTTTTGTTGACGTATATTAAAACGTATACTATATACCACTATAAATTAAAAAAACATCCTAAAGAAACTTCCCAGGCTTCTCTCATGTCTGCTTTTCCAAATGCAGCTTTTATGGGAATTCCTATAATTTCTCATCTCTATGGAAGTGAAGGAATAGCAGTTGTAGTTATTGGGAGTCTCCTTGTGTTTCTATTAATAACTCCTATTACGATGTTTTTGGTAGAGTATCATGATGATCCGGGTAATGTCAGCTTTAAATCAATATTTTTACAGTTGTTTAATTTGGCTAAAACCCCGATTGTCTTTGCACCTATACTGGGACTTATGTTTTCATTTTTTCATATATCGATACCAGAATATATTATATCCGGCTTTAAATTTTTAGGAGATACAGCACCAGCTATTTCATTATTTACCACAGGGCTTTTTATGGCTTACACCAGGATAGCTATTACTCGTGAGGTAGCACTTCTTATATTTATAAGAAATATTACATCCCCCATAATATTCTATGGTGTAATGGTGGGAATAGGAGTTACAGGAAATATTTTTAATGAGATTCTTATTGTTTCTGCTATGCCTACAGCTTCTACAGCGCCTATTTTTTCATCGAAATTTAAAATATATGAAAAGGAAACGGCTGCTGTTACAGTCTTGGGAACAATAGTATCTATTTTTACAATTGGAGGATTGATATTTTTAATAAATTAG
- the yqeB gene encoding selenium-dependent molybdenum cofactor biosynthesis protein YqeB codes for MKDVIVIRGGGDIASGVIQKFHRSGFKVIVLEIEKPSFIRRKICYGEAVYEGEMFLEGSRAILAQNIFEAEEIIKNNHIAILIDQTGNKIKKLKPLAVVDATLAKKNLGTNIKMAPITIGLGPGFEAGKDVNIAIETMRGHDLGRLIFKGKTLDNTGVPGVIDGYGKKRVVYSETSGVIRNIKNIGDMVKKDQVLGYIGETEIKSPLTGIIRGLLRNGYTVPKGFKIGDIDPRLEERKNCFTISDKARNIGGSALEAFFYLRRRLDEKTNNINNNTSNNRV; via the coding sequence ATGAAAGATGTAATAGTGATTAGAGGCGGAGGAGATATAGCTTCTGGAGTGATACAAAAATTTCATAGGAGTGGGTTTAAAGTAATCGTGTTAGAAATAGAGAAACCATCTTTTATTAGGAGGAAAATATGTTATGGAGAAGCAGTATATGAAGGGGAAATGTTCTTAGAGGGAAGCAGGGCTATTTTAGCTCAAAATATATTTGAAGCTGAGGAAATAATAAAAAATAATCATATCGCTATACTGATAGATCAAACAGGGAATAAAATAAAAAAGTTAAAGCCACTAGCTGTAGTCGATGCTACTTTAGCGAAAAAGAATTTAGGAACTAACATAAAGATGGCTCCCATAACAATAGGGCTGGGACCAGGATTTGAAGCTGGAAAAGATGTAAACATTGCAATAGAAACAATGCGTGGTCACGATCTTGGGAGATTAATTTTTAAAGGAAAGACACTGGATAATACAGGAGTTCCAGGGGTAATCGACGGTTACGGAAAAAAAAGGGTTGTCTATAGTGAAACTTCAGGAGTAATTAGAAATATAAAAAATATAGGGGACATGGTAAAGAAAGACCAGGTATTGGGCTACATAGGTGAAACTGAAATAAAATCTCCTCTAACGGGTATTATAAGAGGACTTCTAAGGAATGGCTATACGGTACCAAAGGGGTTTAAAATAGGAGATATTGATCCAAGATTAGAAGAAAGAAAAAATTGTTTCACTATATCTGATAAAGCAAGAAACATAGGTGGATCAGCTTTAGAAGCCTTTTTTTATTTGAGGAGGAGACTGGATGAGAAAACTAATAATATTAATAATAACACTAGCAATAATAGGGTGTAG
- the modA gene encoding molybdate ABC transporter substrate-binding protein has translation MRKLIILIITLAIIGCSKPEEHQEVIINAAASLTEGIEEVAKSYEKETGIKVIINLGGSGSLRKQVEEGAPVDFIFLASEKDLRKLQQEDLVEKKEDLLENNLVVIGKNKLDELKDITGLIAIGDPGFVPAGRYAKEALITEGIWDSVKKNILLTKDVRSALSYTEREEVDYSFVYKTDANPKKGYQIYQVDKRKHSPIIYSAGVRKGSVEGSKFNEYLLKRISIFKKYGFVVR, from the coding sequence ATGAGAAAACTAATAATATTAATAATAACACTAGCAATAATAGGGTGTAGTAAACCTGAAGAGCATCAAGAAGTTATAATTAATGCAGCAGCAAGCCTTACAGAAGGGATAGAAGAGGTCGCCAAATCTTATGAAAAAGAAACAGGAATTAAAGTGATAATAAATTTAGGTGGTTCTGGTTCTTTAAGAAAACAGGTAGAAGAAGGAGCTCCTGTTGATTTTATCTTTTTAGCTTCTGAAAAAGATTTAAGAAAATTACAGCAGGAAGATCTTGTGGAAAAAAAAGAAGATTTGCTTGAAAATAATTTAGTAGTTATAGGAAAAAATAAATTAGACGAATTAAAGGATATAACTGGATTAATAGCGATAGGAGATCCTGGTTTTGTTCCAGCGGGGAGATATGCTAAAGAAGCTTTAATAACAGAAGGTATATGGGACAGCGTAAAAAAAAATATTTTATTAACAAAGGATGTAAGATCAGCATTATCATATACTGAAAGAGAAGAAGTTGATTATTCATTTGTTTATAAAACAGATGCAAATCCCAAAAAAGGGTATCAAATCTATCAGGTGGACAAAAGAAAACATTCTCCTATTATATATTCTGCAGGAGTTAGAAAAGGGAGTGTTGAAGGAAGTAAATTTAACGAATATCTGCTGAAAAGAATATCAATTTTTAAAAAATATGGATTTGTGGTGAGATAG
- the moaA gene encoding GTP 3',8-cyclase MoaA, with protein sequence MKDKFGREIDYMRISVTEQCNYRCFYCMPQEENIKLAKKNVISKNEILDIVKVGVKLGIKKIRITGGEPLIRRDIDKILYEISKIKEIKELCLTTNGSTLNEKIEFLKICGVTRINVSLDSLKEKKFKEITKTGDFNKVWKGIKRAIENGIEVRINSVIIDGVNEDEIINLANLTETYPIDVRFIELMPIGEGKRYQGFTGNDIRKIICRSKKLKNLKRKEGASEYYRLEGGKGKIGFINPISNCFCRECNRIRVTSKGIMKQCLNKKSTFKLSNVMKNSINEKEKIEIIAKEIYNKPEKHLFNNINKFEDEYNMNQIGG encoded by the coding sequence ATGAAAGATAAGTTTGGCAGAGAAATAGATTATATGAGAATATCTGTAACAGAGCAGTGTAACTATAGGTGCTTTTATTGTATGCCTCAAGAAGAAAATATTAAACTGGCAAAAAAAAATGTTATAAGTAAAAATGAAATACTAGATATTGTGAAGGTAGGGGTAAAATTAGGGATAAAGAAAATCAGAATAACAGGCGGTGAGCCTTTAATCCGAAGAGATATAGATAAAATATTATATGAAATATCTAAAATAAAGGAAATAAAAGAATTATGCCTTACTACAAATGGGAGTACTTTAAATGAAAAAATAGAATTTCTCAAGATTTGCGGAGTAACAAGAATAAATGTAAGTTTAGATTCTTTAAAAGAAAAAAAATTTAAAGAAATAACTAAGACAGGAGATTTTAATAAAGTTTGGAAAGGAATAAAAAGAGCTATAGAAAATGGGATAGAAGTGAGGATTAATAGTGTAATAATAGATGGAGTAAATGAAGATGAAATAATAAATTTAGCTAATTTAACAGAAACATATCCTATAGATGTAAGATTTATAGAATTAATGCCAATAGGAGAAGGGAAGAGGTATCAAGGATTTACAGGAAATGATATACGAAAGATCATATGTAGGAGTAAAAAGCTAAAGAATTTAAAAAGAAAAGAGGGGGCTTCAGAATATTATAGATTAGAAGGGGGAAAAGGGAAAATAGGGTTTATTAATCCAATAAGTAATTGTTTTTGCCGGGAATGTAATAGGATAAGAGTCACATCAAAAGGAATAATGAAACAGTGTCTTAATAAAAAATCAACCTTTAAATTAAGTAATGTTATGAAAAATAGTATAAATGAAAAAGAAAAAATAGAAATTATTGCTAAAGAAATATATAATAAACCTGAAAAGCATTTATTTAATAACATAAATAAATTCGAAGATGAATATAATATGAATCAAATAGGCGGGTAA
- a CDS encoding sigma 54-interacting transcriptional regulator produces MIKDGIGLVQIKSHVKKYAAIISSTIKVDVEIIDKDMIRIAGTGIFKKSVGVTAKGSVYKDVLKTGEPHVIKEPGKDKLCMTCLEKDRCPETLEISTPIFYNSKIIGVIGLVCSTNYQKERVLENLNSHLKFIKQISEFISIKINEQNDNLFRKEREELFYEILNVIDKGVIVLDQENKLIHLNNSAMKELELSPNSLNKKINIENKNEFLFGKETYEVTTCERSYTIVGKMFETENLKEETNNVFIFDSIKKLNDEFQQLSAERALGIEAIIGESYPMLRLKGKIKKIAPTKSTVLITGESGTGKELVARAIHAHSDRKDKPFIAINCAAIPDSLLESELFGYIKGAFSGASSNGRMGKFELANKGVIFLDEIGDMPLYLQAKLLRVLQERKLVRIGSNKLMDLDIRVLAATNIDLKERIEKKKFREDLYYRLNVIPIEIPNLKSRGKDILLIIEQLMKKYNKVLNKYVHTIDIETKKILMSYEWPGNVRELENVVEFMINLSDESGIITKDLLPDNLISEEKSAVNILESVLTIADAEKILIENAIKKYGNNTSGKKEAAKELGIGIATLYRKVEKYNI; encoded by the coding sequence ATGATAAAAGATGGAATAGGGTTAGTACAGATAAAAAGTCATGTAAAAAAATATGCTGCTATAATTTCTTCAACAATTAAGGTTGACGTAGAGATAATTGATAAAGATATGATAAGAATAGCAGGAACAGGAATCTTTAAAAAAAGTGTTGGAGTGACAGCCAAAGGATCAGTTTATAAAGATGTATTAAAAACAGGAGAACCTCATGTAATAAAGGAGCCGGGAAAAGATAAATTATGTATGACGTGCTTAGAAAAAGATAGGTGCCCAGAAACGCTGGAAATATCAACTCCAATATTTTATAATAGCAAGATAATAGGAGTAATAGGCTTAGTGTGTTCTACAAATTATCAAAAGGAAAGAGTTCTAGAAAATTTAAACTCACACCTTAAGTTTATAAAACAAATAAGTGAATTTATTTCTATAAAAATAAATGAACAAAATGATAATTTATTTAGAAAAGAAAGGGAAGAACTCTTCTATGAAATACTGAATGTTATAGATAAAGGTGTAATAGTATTAGACCAAGAGAATAAGTTGATTCATTTAAATAATTCTGCCATGAAAGAGTTAGAATTATCTCCTAATTCATTGAATAAAAAGATAAATATAGAAAATAAGAATGAATTCTTATTTGGAAAAGAAACCTATGAAGTAACTACCTGTGAAAGAAGTTATACTATAGTAGGAAAAATGTTTGAAACTGAAAATCTAAAAGAAGAAACAAATAATGTCTTTATATTTGATAGTATTAAAAAATTAAATGATGAATTTCAACAATTATCAGCAGAGAGGGCTTTAGGGATAGAAGCTATAATAGGGGAGTCTTATCCAATGCTCAGGCTGAAAGGAAAAATAAAAAAAATAGCTCCAACTAAATCTACTGTATTAATAACCGGAGAAAGTGGAACCGGTAAAGAATTAGTAGCCAGAGCTATCCATGCTCACTCAGATAGAAAGGATAAACCTTTTATAGCAATAAATTGTGCAGCGATACCAGATTCTCTACTTGAAAGTGAATTATTCGGTTACATAAAAGGAGCTTTTTCAGGGGCTAGTTCTAATGGGAGAATGGGAAAATTTGAATTAGCTAATAAAGGGGTAATATTTTTAGATGAAATAGGAGATATGCCTCTTTATTTACAGGCAAAACTTCTAAGAGTACTGCAAGAAAGAAAATTAGTAAGAATAGGATCTAATAAATTAATGGATTTAGATATAAGGGTTTTGGCAGCTACAAATATAGATCTTAAAGAGAGGATTGAAAAGAAAAAATTTAGAGAAGATCTTTATTATCGATTAAATGTAATTCCTATTGAAATTCCAAATCTAAAGAGCAGAGGAAAAGACATACTGTTAATAATAGAACAGTTGATGAAAAAATATAATAAAGTTTTAAATAAGTATGTTCATACCATAGATATTGAAACTAAAAAAATATTAATGTCTTATGAGTGGCCTGGAAATGTCAGGGAATTAGAAAATGTAGTAGAATTTATGATAAATTTATCTGATGAAAGTGGTATTATAACGAAAGACTTACTTCCTGACAATTTAATTTCAGAAGAAAAATCTGCTGTAAATATTTTAGAAAGTGTTTTAACTATAGCTGATGCAGAAAAGATTTTAATAGAAAATGCAATAAAGAAATATGGCAATAATACAAGTGGGAAAAAAGAAGCTGCAAAAGAATTAGGGATAGGAATAGCAACATTATATAGGAAAGTTGAAAAATATAATATTTAA
- the dpaL gene encoding diaminopropionate ammonia-lyase → MEKNIKWTKNNIKKTNYKECIEFLSEKEVGKAKSFHESFDQYTVTPLADLGNLANHIGLNGVYLKDESYRFGLNAFKVLGGSFAMGRYLASKLGRDISELGYKELISEDVKKELGDITFATATDGNHGRGVAWTANKLNQKSVVYMPKGSSITRLENIRAEGAEASITEVNYDDAVRIATDYANKNNGVVIQDTAWEGYEEIPAWIMQGYGTMALESIEQLKEKKIEKPTHIFLQAGVGSLAGAVQGVFASIYGDDCPTTVIVESNLADCLYKSAKAGEMKYVGGDMQTIMAGLACGEPNTIGWEVLKNHSAAFVSCPDWVAANGMRILGCPIKGDDQVVSGESGAVTAGLLFEVMTNPEYAQMKEDLKLDENSKVLLFSTEGDTDPEVYKKIVWQGAHTK, encoded by the coding sequence ATGGAAAAAAATATAAAATGGACTAAAAATAATATCAAGAAAACCAACTATAAAGAGTGTATTGAATTTTTAAGTGAAAAAGAAGTAGGAAAAGCAAAAAGTTTTCATGAAAGTTTTGATCAATATACAGTAACTCCATTAGCTGACTTAGGTAATCTGGCTAACCATATTGGATTGAATGGAGTTTATCTAAAAGATGAATCATATAGATTTGGGCTAAATGCATTTAAAGTATTAGGCGGGTCATTTGCAATGGGAAGATACCTTGCTTCTAAATTAGGTCGTGATATTTCTGAATTAGGATATAAAGAACTAATTTCAGAAGATGTAAAAAAAGAATTAGGAGATATTACATTTGCTACAGCAACTGATGGAAATCACGGTAGAGGAGTAGCCTGGACTGCTAATAAATTAAATCAAAAATCAGTAGTTTACATGCCAAAAGGATCTTCTATAACAAGACTTGAAAATATAAGAGCAGAAGGTGCTGAGGCAAGCATCACAGAAGTGAACTATGACGATGCAGTAAGAATTGCAACAGATTACGCAAATAAAAATAATGGAGTAGTTATTCAGGATACTGCGTGGGAAGGATATGAAGAGATCCCGGCATGGATTATGCAGGGATACGGAACAATGGCCTTAGAATCAATAGAGCAGTTAAAAGAAAAGAAAATCGAAAAACCAACTCATATTTTTTTACAGGCAGGAGTAGGCTCATTAGCCGGTGCAGTACAGGGAGTTTTCGCTTCAATATATGGAGATGACTGTCCGACAACTGTAATAGTGGAATCAAACTTAGCAGATTGCTTATATAAATCAGCAAAGGCAGGAGAAATGAAATATGTTGGTGGAGATATGCAGACAATTATGGCTGGTCTTGCTTGTGGTGAGCCAAACACAATAGGTTGGGAAGTATTAAAGAATCATTCGGCAGCATTTGTATCTTGTCCAGACTGGGTAGCTGCAAATGGGATGAGAATATTAGGGTGCCCTATTAAGGGAGATGACCAAGTAGTCTCAGGAGAATCAGGAGCAGTTACAGCGGGATTATTATTTGAAGTAATGACTAACCCTGAATATGCTCAAATGAAAGAAGATTTAAAGTTAGATGAGAATTCAAAAGTATTACTATTTTCCACTGAGGGAGATACAGATCCTGAAGTATACAAAAAAATAGTATGGCAGGGAGCTCATACAAAATAA
- a CDS encoding YgeY family selenium metabolism-linked hydrolase, with the protein MLNQTREERLIALCQELIRNPSVSGEEEKVVEAIKKAMLDEFGFDDVQIDRYGNIIGRIKGNKPGKAILFDGHIDTVPVTDDSVWKYAPFGGEIVDGKIYGRGTSDMKGQVSAMIAAASYFAEDIKKDFAGEIYVAGVVHEEIFEGIAAREISKNIKPDYVVIGESSELNLKIGQRGRGEIVVEVFGKPAHSANPHKGINSVVKMAGIIERIEKLVPTEHPELGKGILCLTDIKSSPYPGASVVPEHCRATFDRRLLVGETKESVLAPIEKLLEEMMAADPQLKAKVSYAIGKEMCYTGNHIEGERFFPGWLYSEEDEFVQAAHKGLKEAGINSEITQYSFCTNGSHYAGEAGIKTIGFGPSKENLAHTIDEHIEIEQLCLGAKGYYGILKSVYNK; encoded by the coding sequence ATGTTAAATCAAACTAGAGAAGAAAGGTTAATTGCATTATGCCAGGAATTAATTAGAAATCCATCTGTTTCTGGAGAAGAGGAGAAGGTAGTAGAAGCAATAAAAAAGGCAATGTTAGATGAATTTGGATTTGATGATGTTCAGATAGATAGATATGGAAATATCATAGGAAGAATTAAGGGAAATAAACCAGGAAAAGCAATATTATTCGATGGTCATATTGATACTGTCCCGGTAACAGATGATTCAGTGTGGAAATATGCTCCATTTGGAGGAGAAATTGTTGACGGTAAGATTTATGGGAGAGGAACTTCAGATATGAAAGGACAGGTGTCTGCAATGATTGCTGCTGCATCTTATTTTGCTGAAGATATAAAAAAAGATTTTGCTGGAGAAATTTATGTAGCAGGTGTAGTACATGAAGAAATATTTGAAGGGATTGCAGCTAGAGAAATTTCTAAAAATATCAAACCAGATTATGTAGTAATTGGAGAATCTTCAGAGCTTAACCTTAAAATTGGTCAAAGAGGTAGAGGAGAAATTGTAGTAGAAGTATTTGGAAAACCTGCACATTCAGCTAACCCGCATAAAGGAATTAACTCTGTAGTTAAAATGGCCGGAATAATAGAAAGAATAGAAAAACTTGTGCCCACTGAGCATCCAGAGTTGGGAAAAGGAATTCTTTGTTTAACTGATATTAAATCGTCACCATATCCAGGAGCATCTGTAGTCCCTGAACACTGTAGAGCAACTTTTGATAGAAGGCTTCTTGTTGGTGAAACAAAAGAATCAGTTCTTGCTCCAATAGAAAAATTATTAGAAGAAATGATGGCAGCAGATCCCCAGTTGAAAGCAAAAGTATCCTATGCAATAGGTAAAGAAATGTGTTATACAGGAAACCATATCGAAGGAGAAAGGTTCTTCCCAGGTTGGCTTTATTCGGAAGAAGATGAGTTTGTACAGGCAGCACATAAAGGATTAAAAGAAGCAGGAATTAATTCTGAGATTACTCAATATTCATTCTGTACTAATGGTTCTCATTATGCAGGTGAAGCAGGAATCAAAACTATAGGATTTGGACCGTCAAAAGAAAATTTAGCTCATACAATTGACGAACATATTGAAATAGAACAACTTTGCTTGGGAGCAAAAGGATATTATGGGATTTTAAAATCAGTTTA